A region of Rhodamnia argentea isolate NSW1041297 chromosome 9, ASM2092103v1, whole genome shotgun sequence DNA encodes the following proteins:
- the LOC115737034 gene encoding pentatricopeptide repeat-containing protein At1g09190, producing MKRISSSYLKAERTVLRLLHGHVTRTRLTQIHAYFLRHGLHQSNQVLAHFVSVCGSLNRMSHAARVFAQTHYPNVILFNAMIKGHSLCGPFERCLDLFSSLKSCGIWPDEYTFAPLLKSCSSLGDLRLGRGLHRDVLVAGFERFASIQIGLVELYAACAEMGDAQKVFDEMLHREVIVWNLMVRGFCSAGDVEMGLGVFRRMSERNVASWNTIISCLGQSGRDREALELFDEMQKQGIEPDDVTVVSLLPACARLGAVNTGQQIESYAESSRLLEDFVSVGNAVIDFYCKSGDMEASMRKFRGMPRKNVVSFNTVITGMAFNGKDRQGVKLFEEMATEGMSPNDATFVGVLTCCSHAGMVDKARELFASMSVDHQIEPKLEHYGCMVDLLGRGGCVREAFDLIRKMPMKPNAALWGSVLSACRTHGDTELAELAVKELINLEPWNSGNYVLLSNLYADAGRWNEAEEVRVQMRGRCVHKVPGYSAVG from the coding sequence ATGAAGAGAATAAGCTCGAGCTATCTGAAGGCGGAGCGAACCGTCCTGCGACTCCTCCATGGCCATGTGACCCGGACCCGACTCACCCAGATCCACGCCTACTTCCTCCGCCATGGCCTCCACCAGTCCAACCAAGTCCTTGCGCACTTCGTCTCTGTCTGCGGCTCCCTCAACCGGATGTCCCACGCCGCTCGCGTGTTCGCCCAGACCCACTACCCGAACGTCATCCTCTTCAACGCCATGATCAAGGGCCACTCCCTCTGCGGACCCTTCGAGCGTTGTCTGGATCTGTTCTCCTCCTTGAAGAGCTGTGGCATTTGGCCCGACGAGTACACTTTTGCGCCTCTGCTCAAGAGTTGTTCGAGCCTCGGGGACCTGAGGCTTGGAAGGGGCCTGCACAGGGATGTGCTTGTTGCTGGGTTTGAGCGTTTTGCTTCGATTCAGATCGGGTTGGTCGAGCTTTATGCTGCATGTGCTGAAATGGGCGATGCGCAGAAGGTGTTTGACGAGATGCTTCATCGGGAAGTGATTGTTTGGAATTTGATGGTTCGTGGGTTTTGTAGCGCTGGTGATGTTGAGATGGGGTTGGGGGTTTTTAGAAGAATGAGCGAGCGGAATGTTGCTTCCTGGAATACGATAATCTCTTGCTTGGGGCAGAGTGGGAGGGACAGGGAAGCTCTGGAGCTCTTCGATGAGATGCAGAAGCAGGGTATCGAGCCAGATGACGTAACAGTTGTCAGTTTGTTGCCCGCTTGTGCTCGTTTGGGTGCGGTCAACACTGGACAACAGATTGAATCCTACGCCGAGTCGAGCAGGCTTCTGGAGGATTTCGTCTCCGTTGGAAATGCAGTCATTGATTTTTATTGCAAGAGTGGAGATATGGAAGCTTCTATGCGGAAGTTCAGGGGAATGCCAAGGAAGAATGTCGTATCATTTAATACCGTGATCACGGGCATGGCATTTAATGGAAAGGATCGACAAGGAGTCAAGTTATTTGAGGAGATGGCGACAGAAGGCATGAGTCCTAACGATGCTACTTTTGTAGGTGTCCTGACGTGCTGTAGTCACGCTGGTATGGTGGACAAAGCGCGGGAACTGTTTGCTTCTATGAGTGTGGATCACCAGATCGAGCCGAAGCTCGAGCATTATGGCTGTATGGTCGACCTACTAGGACGCGGTGGATGCGTGAGAGAGGCTTTCGACTTGATCAGGAAAATGCCTATGAAGCCAAATGCTGCACTATGGGGCTCTGTGCTCAGCGCTTGCCGCACTCATGGTGACACGGAGCTCGCAGAACTCGCTGTTAAGGAACTTATTAACCTTGAACCTTGGAATTCAGGTAACTATGTGTTGTTATCAAACTTATACGCCGATGCAGGGAGATGGAATGAGGCGGAGGAAGTAAGAGTCCAGATGAGAGGACGATGCGTTCACAAAGTACCTGGCTATAGTGCTGTTGGGTGA
- the LOC115737065 gene encoding glycylpeptide N-tetradecanoyltransferase 1-like — MADSNPYSDSPEETPNPNPDGNAPSENDLALDTLAKKVQESLLLGKRHKFWETQPVGQFKDIGDTSLPEGPIEPPTTLSEVKQEPYNLPNLYEWISCDIDSEEMCTEVYDLLTHNYVEDDETMFRFNYSKEFLRWALRPPGYYKSWHIGVRVRSSKKLVAFITGVPARIRVRDNVVTMAEINFLCVHKKLRSKRLAPVMIKEVTRRVHLENIWQAAYTAGVVLPTPISTCQYWHRTLNPKKLIDVGFSRLGARMTMSRTIKLYRLPDSTSTPGFRKMELHDVPAVARLLRNYLNQFEVAPDLDENDVEHWLLPTENVVDSYVVESPGSHKITDFSSFYSLPSSILGNQNYSILKAAYSFYNVATKTPLLQLMNDVLIVAKQKDYDVFNALDIMQNESFLKELKFGPGDGKLHYYLYNYRLRNALKPMELGLVLL, encoded by the coding sequence ATGGCCGATAGCAACCCGTACTCTGATTCGCCCGAAGAAACTCCGAACCCCAACCCTGATGGAAATGCTCCTTCTGAGAATGACCTTGCGCTCGATACACTCGCCAAAAAGGTTCAGGAGTCTCTCTTGCTCGGGAAGCGGCACAAGTTTTGGGAAACCCAGCCCGTTGGGCAATTCAAGGATATCGGAGATACTAGTCTGCCCGAAGGCCCCATAGAACCACCTACCACGTTATCTGAAGTGAAGCAAGAACCCTACAACCTTCCCAATCTTTATGAATGGATCAGTTGCGATATTGATTCGGAAGAGATGTGCACTGAAGTTTATGATCTTCTAACTCATAACTACGTTGAGGATGATGAGACTATGTTCCGGTTCAATTATTCAAAGGAGTTCCTTCGCTGGGCGCTTCGCCCTCCTGGTTACTACAAGAGCTGGCACATTGGCGTCCGTGTCAGGAGCTCGAAAAAATTGGTTGCTTTTATTACCGGCGTCCCTGCGAGAATTCGTGTCCGTGACAATGTCGTCACCatggccgagatcaatttcCTGTGTGTTCATAAGAAGCTCAGATCTAAAAGACTTGCCCCTGTCATGATCAAAGAGGTCACCAGGAGGGTTCACCTTGAAAACATCTGGCAAGCTGCTTATACCGCCGGAGTGGTCCTTCCAACGCCAATCTCGACCTGCCAATACTGGCATAGAACTTTGAACCCAAAGAAGCTGATTGACGTTGGCTTTTCTAGACTTGGTGCAAGGATGACAATGAGTCGAACTATCAAGCTGTACAGGTTACCAGATTCGACATCCACCCCAGGGTTCAGAAAGATGGAGCTTCATGATGTTCCTGCAGTCGCACGGCTCCTGAGGAATTACTTGAACCAATTTGAAGTCGCCCCGGACTTAGACGAAAATGACGTGGAGCATTGGCTTCTTCCTACTGAGAATGTCGTTGACAGTTATGTGGTGGAAAGCCCTGGATCCCATAAGATTACTGATTTCAGCAGCTTCTATAGTCTTCCTTCGTCTATCCTGGGTAATCAGAACTACTCAATTCTGAAGGCAGCATACTCTTTCTATAATGTTGCCACAAAGACTCCTTTGCTTCAGCTGATGAATGACGTTCTTATTGTGGCCAAGCAAAAGGACTACGACGTGTTCAATGCCTTGGATATCATGCAAAATGAATCCTTTTTAAAGGAACTGAAATTTGGGCCAGGCGACGGGAAACTCCACTATTATCTCTACAATTATCGGTTAAGAAATGCATTGAAGCCAATGGAGCTTGGCCTAGTGCTTTTGTAA
- the LOC115737043 gene encoding two-component response regulator ARR14-like yields the protein MSRPSDEVTVEAASSIRSRVRYADLVPAGVGVLVVDGDSATLAIASRMLLMFGYRVFTAKSAGDALSMIQERRSNLDLILTEIHLPDADKFEVLEKLGRVSNLPVIIMTANDNESTMLGALINGASLYLLKPIRKLDIRDLWQISFIWKRDQMARGTEGSTDQDSSEDEDEDEPESQPIAIGEKRGEARARKGDELQEVDGDNLQLPKKTMHLHKKTKLTWTNELHDKFLRAIRYLGIDRAHPKTILQHMNVPGLRKESVSSHLQKYRRSLKRDQDTILKTVHPELYRLSSPSHLQGLLSFSGSHLQATAAATTKDSRLHSCFQSNPGIPLVVAHDRDREPWNYYSNQTSNPIANPIFMPSDHLSRSSFRTGEEVGDTANVLSIGNDSCSAVGTQSSGTGELPAPNAAAGVRELEEYDVWCGDRRGPPLFPGGSW from the exons ATGTCTCGCCCGTCTGATGAGGTGACCGTGGAAGCAGCCAGTTCGATCAGATCGAGGGTTCGGTATGCTGATCTCGTGCCTGCCGGTGTCGGAGTGTTGGTAGTCGATGGAGATTCCGCGACTCTAGCCATTGCTTCGAGGATGCTTCTTATGTTCGGATACAGAG TTTTCACTGCCAAAAGCGCTGGCGACGCGTTATCCATGATCCAGGAAAGGCGGAGCAACCTCGACCTCATCCTAACCGAAATCCACTTGCCTGATGCAGACAAGTTCGAGGTCTTAGAGAAACTAGGAAGAGTGTCCAATTTGCCAGTTATCA TTATGACAGCCAATGATAACGAGAGCACGATGTTAGGCGCGCTAATAAACGGGGCCTCGCTTTATCTTCTGAAACCGATCAGGAAGCTCGACATCAGAGACCTCTGGCAAATTTCGTTCATCTGGAAAAGAGATCAAATGGCACGAGGCACAGAGGGCAGTACCGATCAGGACTCATCTGAGGATGAGGACGAGGACGAACCGGAGAGCCAGCCAATTGCGATTGGCGAGAAGCGGGGTGAAGCGAGAGCGAGAAAAGGGGACGAACTCCAAGAGGTGGATGGAGACAACTTGCAGCTCCCCAAGAAGACTATGCATCTCCACAAGAAGACTAAGTTAACTTGGACTAATGAGCTGCACGACAAATTCTTGCGAGCGATCCGATATTTAGGCATCGACA GAGCTCATCCAAAGACAATTCTTCAGCACATGAATGTTCCTGGTCTCAGGAAAGAGAGTGTCTCAAGCCACTTACAG AAATACCGCCGTTCCTTGAAGCGAGACCAAGACACCATCCTGAAGACGGTGCATCCCGAATTGTATCGCTTGTCATCCCCATCGCATCTGCAAGGACTCCTCTCCTTTTCAGGGTCGCATCTCCAAGCGACAGCGGCGGCAACAACTAAAGACTCTCGTCTCCATAGCTGTTTTCAGTCAAATCCCGGCATTCCCCTCGTGGTGGCGCATGATCGAGATCGGGAACCATGGAACTACTACAGCAACCAGACATCAAATCCTATTGCCAACCCTATATTCATGCCAAGCGACCACCTATCTCGCAGCTCCTTTCGCACTGGGGAAGAAGTTGGCGACACAGCAAACGTCCTGTCCATAGGGAACGACTCTTGTTCGGCTGTGGGGACGCAGTCATCGGGGACAGGAGAGCTGCCGGCACCGAACGCGGCGGCAGGGGTGCGGGAGCTGGAGGAGTACGACGTTTGGTGCGGGGACAGAAGAGGACCGCCTCTCTTTCCAGGAGGAAGTTGGTGA
- the LOC115737122 gene encoding ribosomal RNA small subunit methyltransferase, chloroplastic isoform X2, producing MAATPQAVSHLLPLQPFPPYPLSPSSRGRTGARHRREESYIACSKGLRRSPDDYHATLKALNSKGRTPRKSLGQHYMLNDDINEQLVNTAGVKEGDVVLEIGPGTGSLTNVLIGAGATVLAIEKDPNMASIVAERFAETNQLRVLREDFVRCHIHSHISSFLASIESDMKPRCAKVVSNIPFNISTDVVKQILPMGDIFSEVVLLLQEETAVRLVVSALGTSEYRPINIFVNFYSVPEYKFNVPRTNFFPQPNVDAAVVMFRLKKAADYPPVSSTQSFFSMVNSAFNGKRKMLRKSLQHLCTAVEIEKALEEVGLPTTSHG from the exons ATGGCCGCGACACCCCAAGCCGTGTCGcaccttcttcctcttcaaccATTCCCGCCATATCCTTTGTCTCCGTCGTCGCGCGGTAGGACCGGAGCTAGGCATCGAAGAGAAGAATCGTACATAGCTTGCTCCAAAGGACTTCGCAGAAGCCCCGACGATTACCACGCGACGCTCAAAGCTCTCAACTCCAAAGGTCGCACCCCGAGAAAATCCCTCGGCCAG CATTACATGTTAAACGATGACATCAATGAGCAGCTCGTGAATACTGCCGGTGTTAAAGAAGGAGATGTGGTGCTGGAAATTGGTCCTGGAACTGGTTCTCTCACTAATGTTCTTATTGGTGCTGGTGCCACCGTTCTTGCAATTGAAAAG GACCCAAATATGGCTTCTATTGTGGCTGAAAGATTTGCAGAGACAAACCAGCTAAGG GTATTGCGAGAAGATTTTGTCAGATGTCACATTCATTCCCACATTTCATCATTTTTGGCCAGCATAGAGTCAGACATGAAGCCAAGATGTGCAAAA GTTGTCTCCAATATACCCTTTAACATAAGCACAGATGTTGTCAAGCAGATTCTTCCAATGGGTGACATTTTTTCTGAAGTTGTTCTCCTACTTCAG GAGGAGACAGCTGTCAGGCTGGTGGTCTCAGCTCTAGGAACATCTGAATACCGACCCATTAATATCTTTGTCAATTTTTATTCAG TTCCTGAATACAAATTTAACGTTCCAAGGACAAACTTCTTTCCTCAGCCTAAT GTCGATGCAGCAGTGGTGATGTTTAGGTTGAAAAAAGCTGCTGATTATCCACCAGTTTCGTCCACTCAGAGTTTCTTCTCAATG GTGAATTCAGCATTCAACGGAAAGCGAAAGATGCTGCGCAAGTCCCTCCAGCATCTGTGCACGGCCGTTGAGATTGAAAAGGCTCTCGAAGAAGTTGGTCTTCCAACGACA TCACATGGTTGA
- the LOC115737122 gene encoding ribosomal RNA small subunit methyltransferase, chloroplastic isoform X1 encodes MAATPQAVSHLLPLQPFPPYPLSPSSRGRTGARHRREESYIACSKGLRRSPDDYHATLKALNSKGRTPRKSLGQHYMLNDDINEQLVNTAGVKEGDVVLEIGPGTGSLTNVLIGAGATVLAIEKDPNMASIVAERFAETNQLRVLREDFVRCHIHSHISSFLASIESDMKPRCAKVVSNIPFNISTDVVKQILPMGDIFSEVVLLLQEETAVRLVVSALGTSEYRPINIFVNFYSVPEYKFNVPRTNFFPQPNVDAAVVMFRLKKAADYPPVSSTQSFFSMVNSAFNGKRKMLRKSLQHLCTAVEIEKALEEVGLPTTSRPGELTLDDFVKLHNLMVK; translated from the exons ATGGCCGCGACACCCCAAGCCGTGTCGcaccttcttcctcttcaaccATTCCCGCCATATCCTTTGTCTCCGTCGTCGCGCGGTAGGACCGGAGCTAGGCATCGAAGAGAAGAATCGTACATAGCTTGCTCCAAAGGACTTCGCAGAAGCCCCGACGATTACCACGCGACGCTCAAAGCTCTCAACTCCAAAGGTCGCACCCCGAGAAAATCCCTCGGCCAG CATTACATGTTAAACGATGACATCAATGAGCAGCTCGTGAATACTGCCGGTGTTAAAGAAGGAGATGTGGTGCTGGAAATTGGTCCTGGAACTGGTTCTCTCACTAATGTTCTTATTGGTGCTGGTGCCACCGTTCTTGCAATTGAAAAG GACCCAAATATGGCTTCTATTGTGGCTGAAAGATTTGCAGAGACAAACCAGCTAAGG GTATTGCGAGAAGATTTTGTCAGATGTCACATTCATTCCCACATTTCATCATTTTTGGCCAGCATAGAGTCAGACATGAAGCCAAGATGTGCAAAA GTTGTCTCCAATATACCCTTTAACATAAGCACAGATGTTGTCAAGCAGATTCTTCCAATGGGTGACATTTTTTCTGAAGTTGTTCTCCTACTTCAG GAGGAGACAGCTGTCAGGCTGGTGGTCTCAGCTCTAGGAACATCTGAATACCGACCCATTAATATCTTTGTCAATTTTTATTCAG TTCCTGAATACAAATTTAACGTTCCAAGGACAAACTTCTTTCCTCAGCCTAAT GTCGATGCAGCAGTGGTGATGTTTAGGTTGAAAAAAGCTGCTGATTATCCACCAGTTTCGTCCACTCAGAGTTTCTTCTCAATG GTGAATTCAGCATTCAACGGAAAGCGAAAGATGCTGCGCAAGTCCCTCCAGCATCTGTGCACGGCCGTTGAGATTGAAAAGGCTCTCGAAGAAGTTGGTCTTCCAACGACA TCAAGACCAGGAGAGCTTACACTGGATGATTTCGTGAAGTTGCATAACTTGATGGTGAAATAG
- the LOC125316637 gene encoding uncharacterized protein LOC125316637 has product MDSNMNMVEAESEAEAAAVSVAELIQSLEQATFMAKQLSSTADPAHLLHIHSSLHQSHLLLSSFLSSTHFLPHLLTPPPRPPAPPAENSFSSATGAAEPMQVGDDDGGEAEENSKATIDRVEERMRNCFIKNKRPKRPLSPSSAAAAEEGRAGGGDGFPGYDPHGTRLRALDLVYQFHG; this is encoded by the coding sequence ATGGACAGCAACATGAACATGGTAGAAGCAGaatcagaagcagaagcagcagcagtGTCAGTGGCGGAGCTGATACAATCCCTAGAACAAGCCACCTTCATGGCCAAGCAACTCTCCTCCACCGCCGACCCCGCCCACCTCCTCCACATCCACTCCTCCCTCCACCAGTcccacctcctcctctcctccttcctctcctcCACCCACTTCCTCCCCCACCTCCTAACCCCTCCCCCGCGCCCCCCCGCTCCTCCCGCCGAGAACTCCTTCTCCTCCGCCACCGGCGCCGCCGAGCCAATGCAAGTGGGGGACGACGACGGCGGCGAGGCCGAGGAGAATTCCAAGGCCACGATCGACCGGGTGGAGGAGAGGATGAGGAACTGCTTCATCAAGAACAAGAGGCCCAAGCGGCCGCTCTCGCCGTCCTCCGCCGCGGCCGCCGAGGAGGGGCGGGCCGGCGGGGGCGATGGGTTTCCGGGCTACGATCCCCACGGCACGAGGTTGAGGGCTTTGGATCTCGTGTACCAGTTTCATGGGTGA
- the LOC115737113 gene encoding probable xyloglucan endotransglucosylase/hydrolase protein 27: MADPSLHHETQPLKQIAVDYTPEACDHCPDSNSIALTFDHRGGARWRTTSRFQYGTFSALIQCPKGNTSGLNFNLYLSSLEGDKSQDEIDFEFLGKDKTIVQTNYYTTGTGNREQIHDLGFNCSDGFHEYVIKWDKEHIEWVIDGKLVRRIERKEGENFPDKPMFLYASVWDASYIDNARWTGPYVGCDAPYVCLYKDIHVPVRTAVE, encoded by the exons ATGGCGGATCCATCGCTCCACCACGAGACCCAGCCCCTGAAGCAGATCGCCGTCGACTACACCCCGGAGGCCTGCGACCACTGCCCCGACTCCAACTCCATCGCCCTCACCTTCGACCACCGCGGCGGCGCCCGGTGGCGCACCACCTCCCGCTTCCAGTACGGCACCTTCAGCGCCCTCATCCAGTGCCCCAAGGGCAACACCAGCGGCCTCAACTTCAACCTCTACCTCTCGTCCCTCGAAGGCGACAAGTCGCAGGACGAGATCGACTTCGAGTTCCTCGGCAAGGACAAAACCATCGTTCAGACCAATTATTACACCACAG GCACTGGCAACAGGGAGCAGATACACGATCTGGGATTCAACTGCTCTGATGGGTTTCATGAATACGTGATCAAGTGGGATAAAGAGCATATCGAGTGGGTTATCGACGGAAAGTTGGTGAGGAGAATCGAGAGAAAGGAGGGGGAGAATTTCCCGGATAAGCCTATGTTCCTGTATGCATCAGTTTGGGACGCGAGCTACATCGACAATGCCAGGTGGACAGGGCCTTACGTCGGCTGTGACGCGCCCTACGTGTGTTTGTACAAGGACATCCACGTTCCTGTCCGGACCGCAGTGGAGTGA
- the LOC115736900 gene encoding ethylene-responsive transcription factor ERF086-like, with protein MAGSETTAKNNQHHRDHHDNNVSASTAAALATSVAAAAPPLKPLFRRFVGVRQRPSGRWVAEIKDSSQRVRLWLGTYDTPEEAARAYDEAARALRGENARTNFAAAPSAANPNNCHQPDSLSSPSCGYTSQSDYARHGLSFSSLKAKLSKNLQSIIARSSESKSSKSRVSDHFTFASIFHFRGYNQYQDPSDIKNIEKVVQPSIVVPSSHVAVDHESLSSWDSSSVSDCSSEWVGLRSTPGLDSDGSDIGEAIGVVGDQGFSGWIDSPEWNNCNDPGLMSGGELSRSKRFKVSSSVVVPPTFSGSPNDNNGEK; from the coding sequence ATGGCAGGCTCTGAAACCACCGCGAAGAACAACCAGCACCACCGTGACCACCACGACAACAACGTCTCCGCCTCCACTGCCGCTGCCCTTGCCACCTCGGTTGCTGCGGCTGCCCCACCTTTGAAGCCATTGTTTAGGCGGTTCGTCGGCGTCAGGCAGAGGCCCTCTGGGAGATGGGTCGCGGAGATCAAGGACTCGTCGCAGCGGGTCCGCCTGTGGCTCGGGACTTACGACACGCCCGAGGAAGCCGCGCGGGCCTACGACGAGGCCGCGAGGGCGCTGCGCGGCGAGAACGCTCGCACCAACTTCGCAGCGGCTCCATCGGCGGCGAACCCTAATAATTGCCACCAACCAGACTCGTTGTCATCGCCTTCTTGTGGGTACACTTCACAAAGTGACTATGCTAGGCATGGCCTGAGCTTCTCGTCGCTCAAGGCCAAGCTGAGCAAGAACCTGCAAAGCATCATTGCGAGGAGCTCGGAGAGCAAGTCGTCGAAAAGCCGGGTTAGCGACCACTTCACTTTCGCCAGCATATTCCACTTCAGGGGATACAACCAATACCAAGACCCTAGCGACATCAAGAACATAGAGAAGGTGGTGCAGCCGAGCATCGTCGTGCCATCCTCCCACGTGGCGGTTGACCACGAAAGCCTCTCGTCTTGGGACAGTTCAAGCGTCTCGGACTGCAGCAGCGAGTGGGTTGGGCTCCGGAGCACCCCGGGACTTGATTCGGACGGTTCTGACATCGGGGAAGCGATCGGTGTGGTGGGTGACCAAGGGTTCTCAGGCTGGATTGATAGCCCGGAATGGAATAACTGCAACGACCCGGGATTGATGAGCGGCGGAGAGCTTTCGAGGAGTAAGAGGTTCAAGGTTTCTTCTTCGGTGGTGGTTCCTCCAACTTTCAGTGGATCTCCAAACGATAACAACGGTGAGAAGTGA
- the LOC115736910 gene encoding serine/arginine-rich splicing factor RS41-like isoform X1 — translation MRPIFCGNLDYDARQSDVERLFRRYGRVERVDMKSGYAFVYMEDERDADDAVRRLDRIEFGRKGRRLRVEWSKDDNGGRRGGGSRRSAGTRPSKTLFVINFDPIHTRPKDLERHFDPYGKIANIRIRRNFAFVQYETQEDATRALDATNMSKLMDRVITVEYAIKDDDDRGNGYSPDRRGRDASPHGRGRARSPSPYRRDRGSPDYGRGAVSNSRDDPRGSPTYDRVESPVNERYHSRSPPPRERSRS, via the exons ATGAGGCCCATTTTTTGCGGTAACCTAGATTACGATGCACGCCAATCTGATGTTGAGCGACTTTTTAGAAGATATGGCAGAGTTGAAAGAGTTGATATGAAATCTG GATATGCCTTTGTCTACATGGAGGATGAGAGAGATGCAGATGATGCAGTTCGAAGGCTTGATAGAATAGAATTTGGCAGAAAGGGACGTCGACTTCGTGTTGAATGGAGTAAG GATGATAATGGTGGTAGAAGGGGTGGTGGTTCCAGAAGATCTGCAGGTACGAGACCGTCGAAGACCTTGTTTGTCATTAATTTTGATCCAATACATACTAGGCCCAAGGATTTGGAGAGGCATTTTGATCCATATGGAAAGATAGCAAATATCAGGATCAGAAGGAATTTCGCATTTGTCCAGTATGAGACACAGGAGGACGCTACAAGGGCCTTGGATGCGACAAATATGAG CAAATTGATGGATCGAGTTATCACAGTGGAATATGCAATTAAGGATGATGATGATAGAGGCAATGGTTACAGTCCTGATAGAAGGGGTCGTGATGCGTCTCCTCATGGAAGGGGACGCGCGAGATCACCGAGTCCATATCGTCGAGATAGGGGTAGCCCTGATTATGGGCGTGGTGCCGTTTCAAATTCGAGGGATGACCCCCGTGGGAGTCCCACATATGACAGAGTCGAAAGCCCTGTAAATGAGAGATATCACAG CCGTTCACCTCCACCTCGTGAAAGATCTCGTTCTTGA
- the LOC115736910 gene encoding serine/arginine-rich splicing factor RS41-like isoform X2, which yields MEDERDADDAVRRLDRIEFGRKGRRLRVEWSKDDNGGRRGGGSRRSAGTRPSKTLFVINFDPIHTRPKDLERHFDPYGKIANIRIRRNFAFVQYETQEDATRALDATNMSKLMDRVITVEYAIKDDDDRGNGYSPDRRGRDASPHGRGRARSPSPYRRDRGSPDYGRGAVSNSRDDPRGSPTYDRVESPVNERYHSRSPPPRERSRS from the exons ATGGAGGATGAGAGAGATGCAGATGATGCAGTTCGAAGGCTTGATAGAATAGAATTTGGCAGAAAGGGACGTCGACTTCGTGTTGAATGGAGTAAG GATGATAATGGTGGTAGAAGGGGTGGTGGTTCCAGAAGATCTGCAGGTACGAGACCGTCGAAGACCTTGTTTGTCATTAATTTTGATCCAATACATACTAGGCCCAAGGATTTGGAGAGGCATTTTGATCCATATGGAAAGATAGCAAATATCAGGATCAGAAGGAATTTCGCATTTGTCCAGTATGAGACACAGGAGGACGCTACAAGGGCCTTGGATGCGACAAATATGAG CAAATTGATGGATCGAGTTATCACAGTGGAATATGCAATTAAGGATGATGATGATAGAGGCAATGGTTACAGTCCTGATAGAAGGGGTCGTGATGCGTCTCCTCATGGAAGGGGACGCGCGAGATCACCGAGTCCATATCGTCGAGATAGGGGTAGCCCTGATTATGGGCGTGGTGCCGTTTCAAATTCGAGGGATGACCCCCGTGGGAGTCCCACATATGACAGAGTCGAAAGCCCTGTAAATGAGAGATATCACAG CCGTTCACCTCCACCTCGTGAAAGATCTCGTTCTTGA